Below is a window of Geomonas oryzisoli DNA.
AAAGAGGCTGTACCGCTGGCTCGACCTGCGCATCGGGGTCGGCGAGATCGTGGAGAAGGAGCTGACCGGCTACCTGCTGCCGCGCAACATCAACGAATGGTATTCACTAGGAAGCGTGCTCCTGGTGATCTTCGCCCTGCAGGTGATCACCGGGATGCTGCTCATGATCTACTACGTCCCAGACGCCGACAAGGCCTTCAAGAGCGTCACCTTCATCATGAACGAGGTCCCCTACGGCTGGCTGATCCGGCTGTGCCACGCGGTGGGCTCGAACATGATGGTGGCGGTGCTCATCCTGCACATGCTCTCCACCCTGCTCATGGGGAGCTACAAGGCGCCGCGCGAGCTGAACTGGGTCACCGGCTTCACGCTGCTCGCGCTGGTGCAGGGGATCTCGCTCACCGGCTACCTGGCACCCTGGAGCCAGCTCTCCTTCTGGGCCACCACGGTCGCCACCAACAGCGCCAGCGCGGTCCCGGTAGTCGGCCCGTACCTGGTGGAGTTCCTGCGCGGCGGCAAGCTGGTCGGGCCGCCCACCCTGGGACGCTTCTTCGCCCTGCACGCGGCGGTTCTCCCCGTGGTGATCGCCGCCGTCATCGGTGCCCACCTGTTCCTGCTCAAGCGGACCGGCATCTCGGCGCCTCCCTTCGGCAGGGAGGGAACGGCAAACCCGTTCGAGGCGCAACAGTACCACTACCAGGGGCACCCAGGCGGCATACCGTTCTTCCCCAATTACGTGCTGCAGGACCTGACCTCGATCTCGATCTACTTCGCGGTGTTTCTGGCGGTGGTCTTCTTCTGGCCCGGCATGCCCTTCACCCCGGACGCTTTCGTGCCGGCCGACCCGTTCAAGACGCCGGCCCACATCAAGCCGGAGTGGTACTTTCTGGCCAACTACCAGACCCTGAAGATCTTCCCGAGCGAGTTGCTGGGGCTCTCGGTGCAGGCGGCGGCGATGACCTTCCTGGCGCTGCTCCCCTTCATCGACCGCTCTCCGGAGCGGCATCCGCTGAAGCGCCCCGTATTCCTGACCCTGGTGATAGCGGGCATCCTGCTCTGGATCGCCCTTAGCGTATGGGGGCACCTGTCATGATCCGCAAAAACACCCTGGCCATACTGGTCCTTGCCTCGTTCGCCTTCCTGAAGCCGGCCCTGGCCGCACCGGTGGAGCAGCCGGAGACGGTCTGCATCCAGTGCCACGGCACCCTGCCCGACCGGTTGGGAGCGCCGGTCAACCTCTGGCGCGGCAGCATCCACGCCGACAACGGCATTTCCTGCAACGGCTGCCATGGCGGCGACCCAAAAGACGCGGCCAACGCCATGACCCCGCAACGCGGGTTTCTGGGAGCACCCAAGGAGAAGGACATCCCCGCGTTCTGCGGGCGCTGTCATCCCGGCGTCTACAAGGATTACCTCTCCAGCGCGCACGGCAGGGCCCTCGGTGCCGGCGGCCCCACCTGCGTCACCTGCCACAGCAACCACCAGGTGGTGAAGGCGTCGCTCGCCCTCATCAACGAGAAGAGCTGCACCCGCTGCCACAGCTTCGACCGGGCCAGGGCGATCCGGGACGCCATGCAGCAGACCGAAGGGTATATCGACAACATCTCGCGCAGGATCGCCGACTTCCAGGTGAGCGGCGTGGATACCGAGAAGATGGCCAAGTCGCTGTTCTCGGTGAGAAACCGCTTCCACACCCTGTTCCACGACGTGGACGTGGCCCGGGTGAAGGGGGAGTCTGCCGCCATCAACAAGGAGTTGGGAAAACTGGATGCGGCCCTCAAGGAGATCGAGCGGTCGCATGAGAAAAGGCGGGTTGCGGGGGGGATCGCGGTCGGCTTCATGGTCCTGCTCGCGGTCCTGTTTCACCTGATGAAGAAAAGTTACGACTAGAGTTTTTTGAGGCCGAAAAGGAACTTCTGGTACTGGATCTGACCGTTCTCGGTGAGCGGATGGGTGATCCGTGCCAGGGGTTCCGCCGCCGGGGGGCCGTAGAGGACACCGGGGGGGACGTTCCTGGTGACCACGCTCCCCGCCACCACGACGGACCCCTCGCCGATGGCGACCCCTTCAAGGATAGTACAATTTGGGCCGATAAAGACGTCGTTGCCGATCACCACCCCGGTCCGGGCATCTTCGGGAGAATGGTTGCCCAGGTAGAAGTGGGCGAAGACAGTACAGCGCAGCCCGATGGTGACGTTGTCGCCGATCTCGATCTTTTCCGGGTGCTGGTCGTCTAGGTACACCAGCTGGCTGATCCAGACCTTTTTCCCCATCCGGACGCCGCGCACCTTGTGCAGCCAGGGACGTAGCGTGTATCCGCCAGGGGCGAACATGGCGAGCTTCCCCAGAACCCTCTGGATGATCCTGCCGCGCATCGTGCCTCGCATCGTCCCCCCTAGCCGGCGTTTGCGACGCCGGCCGCATTACCCTGCCGCTTTCCTTCCACGAACGCCGCCACCCGCCGCACCGAGTCGAGATTTTCAGGGATCAGTTCCTCGTCCGCCACCGCCACCTGGTAACGCTCCTGGAGGTAGGCCACCAGTTGCAGGATACCGGTGGAATCAACGATTCCTTCCCTGATGAAGGAGCTGTCGTCGGTTAGCCCGCCGGCATCACCGAAGAGGAAATTCTCAACCACGAAGTTTCTGATCTCATCCTTTAGGTTCATCTGTCGCCTCCTTTGCGTAAGCTGTCACTCCCACTCCACCTCTTCCACCAGAAGCGGCGGGAGGTGCAGGTAGCGGGTCGTCTTTCGCTTCGTGTCGATGTCCCGGAACACCATGCGCACCTGTTGGGGTT
It encodes the following:
- a CDS encoding cytochrome b; translated protein: MLKRLYRWLDLRIGVGEIVEKELTGYLLPRNINEWYSLGSVLLVIFALQVITGMLLMIYYVPDADKAFKSVTFIMNEVPYGWLIRLCHAVGSNMMVAVLILHMLSTLLMGSYKAPRELNWVTGFTLLALVQGISLTGYLAPWSQLSFWATTVATNSASAVPVVGPYLVEFLRGGKLVGPPTLGRFFALHAAVLPVVIAAVIGAHLFLLKRTGISAPPFGREGTANPFEAQQYHYQGHPGGIPFFPNYVLQDLTSISIYFAVFLAVVFFWPGMPFTPDAFVPADPFKTPAHIKPEWYFLANYQTLKIFPSELLGLSVQAAAMTFLALLPFIDRSPERHPLKRPVFLTLVIAGILLWIALSVWGHLS
- a CDS encoding acyl carrier protein; amino-acid sequence: MNLKDEIRNFVVENFLFGDAGGLTDDSSFIREGIVDSTGILQLVAYLQERYQVAVADEELIPENLDSVRRVAAFVEGKRQGNAAGVANAG
- a CDS encoding cytochrome c3 family protein: MIRKNTLAILVLASFAFLKPALAAPVEQPETVCIQCHGTLPDRLGAPVNLWRGSIHADNGISCNGCHGGDPKDAANAMTPQRGFLGAPKEKDIPAFCGRCHPGVYKDYLSSAHGRALGAGGPTCVTCHSNHQVVKASLALINEKSCTRCHSFDRARAIRDAMQQTEGYIDNISRRIADFQVSGVDTEKMAKSLFSVRNRFHTLFHDVDVARVKGESAAINKELGKLDAALKEIERSHEKRRVAGGIAVGFMVLLAVLFHLMKKSYD
- a CDS encoding DapH/DapD/GlmU-related protein, whose amino-acid sequence is MRGTMRGRIIQRVLGKLAMFAPGGYTLRPWLHKVRGVRMGKKVWISQLVYLDDQHPEKIEIGDNVTIGLRCTVFAHFYLGNHSPEDARTGVVIGNDVFIGPNCTILEGVAIGEGSVVVAGSVVTRNVPPGVLYGPPAAEPLARITHPLTENGQIQYQKFLFGLKKL